One genomic window of Oncorhynchus kisutch isolate 150728-3 linkage group LG24, Okis_V2, whole genome shotgun sequence includes the following:
- the nt5dc2 gene encoding 5'-nucleotidase domain-containing protein 2: MSCQKIRKFSHALLQKSKAASLCRGLKTSVASYGNVASRGPTNQIGKCCENGQSCGSNSGIQATGSTAIPTSPSPANHRQVGGKKFKEVSPKFSERAFTTAPKIDSKVYLWSRYNEMKRLVHDLIPPGVCNLLNPSTIYANNEVDLDEVEIYGFDYDYTLALYSNTLDTMIYNTARDFLVKHYKYPEGISKYDYIPNFAARGLHYDIQKGLLMKIDAFHYIQLGTVYRGLNPVPDEEVLELYGGTNHVPLEEVSGFYGKGPVMKQFMDVFSIPEMTLLAAANDYFNSNDIEYDPGHLYKDVSDAIGMVHIKGYMYKWIMQDLEKYILRGDETYAVLHRLASHGKKLFLITNSPFSFVDKGMKYMVGKDWRDLFDIVIVQADKPHFFNSCGKPFRRLDSNGDLQWDKIKSLDKGQVYKQGNLFDFLRLTGWRGSKVLYFGDHLYSDLADLMLRHGWRTGAIVPELEVETRVVNTEQYAQGLTWLQALTGLLERMQMHRDPESKKVLQDWLKEREELRAVTKNLFNPHFGSIFRTCHNPTYFSRRLCRFSDVYMASISCLLNYDLSYTFYPRRTPLQHEAPLWMDQLCTGCMKTPFLEEMAHIR, encoded by the exons ATGTCCTGTCAAAAAATAAGAAAGTTTAGCCATGCGTTATTGCAGAAAAGTAAGGCAGCTTCGCTTTGCAGGGGTTTAAAAACATCTGTTGCGTCTTATGGTAACGTGGCATCTAGAGGTCCGACCAACCAAATAGGAAAATGCTGCGAAAATGGTCAAAGTTGTGGATCAAATTCGGGTATCCAGGCTACAGGGTCCACAGCCATCCCAACTTCTCCATCACCCGCAAATCACAGACAAGTCGGAGGCAAGAAATTTAAGGAGGTGTCGCCGAAGTTTTCTGAAAGGGCATTCACTACAGCACCCAAGATTGACTCCAAGGTGTACCTTTGGTCAAGGTATAATGAGATGAAACGACTTGTGCACG ATTTGATTCCTCCAGGTGTATGTAACTTACTGAACCCCTCCACCATCTATGCCAACAATGAGGTTGACTTGGACGAAGTGGAAATCTATGGCTTTGATTATGACTACACGCTCGCTTTGTACTCCAACACTCTTGATACAATGATCTACAACACAGCTCGAGACTTCCTTGTCAAACACTACAAG TATCCAGAGGGCATTAGCAAGTATGACTATATTCCCAACTTCGCTGCTCGTGGTCTCCACTATGACATTCAGAAG GGACTGTTGATGAAAATTGATGCCTTCCATTACATTCAGCTTGGGACTGTATACAG GGGTCTGAATCCTGTCCCAGATGAGGAGGTTTTGGAGCTCTACGGTGGAACTAACCATGTCCCTCTTGAGGAAGTCAGTGGCTTCTATGGAAAG GGTCCTGTGATGAAGCAGTTCATGGATGTTTTCTCCATCCCAGAGATGACTCTCCTGGCTGCTGCCAATGACTACTTCAACTCCAATGACATTGAATATgaccctggtcatctctacaaAGACGTTTCA GATGCCATTGGAATGGTGCATATCAAAGGCTAcatgtacaagtggataatgcAAGACTTGG AGAAATATATCCTCAGAGGTGATGAGACATATGCAGTTCTACACCGTCTGGCAAGCCATGGCAAGAAGCTCTTCCTTATAACCAACAGCCCATTTAGCTTTGT AGACAAAGGGATGAAATACATGGTAGGAAAGGACTGGAGGGACTTATTTGACATTGTCATTGTTCAAGCTGACAAACCACACTTCTTCAACAGCTGTGGCAA ACCTTTCAGACGTTTGGATAGCAACGGGGACCTTCAGTGGGACAAGATCAAGAGCTTGGATAAGGGCCAGGTCTACAAACAG GGCAACCTGTTTGACTTTCTCAGGCTCACAGGATGGAGAGGATCCAAGGTGCTGTACTTTGGAGATCATCTGTACAGTGACTTGGCA GACCTGATGCTGCGTCACGGCTGGCGGACAGGAGCCATAGTACCGGAGCTGGAGGTGGAGACCAGGGTTGTGAACACGGAGCAGTATGCCCAGGGCCTCACCTGGCTGCAGGCACTCACCGGTCTGCTGGAGCGCATGCAG ATGCATCGAGATCCAGAGTCAAAGAAAGTTCTGCAGGATTGgttgaaggagagagaagagcttCG agctgtgaccaagaacctgTTCAACCCTCACTTTGGTAGCATTTTCCGCACCTGCCACAACCCCACCTACTTCTCCCGTCGCCTGTGCCGCTTCTCTGATGTCTACATGGCATCCATCAGCTGTCTGCTGAACTACGACCTctcctacaccttctaccctcgTCGCACCCCCCTGCAGCATGAGGCTCCCCTGTGGATGGATCAGCTTTGCACTGGCTGCATGAAGACTCCCTTTCTGGAGGAGATGGCTCACATCCGCTGA